A stretch of DNA from Roseovarius sp. W115:
TCACCTACATTGCCGATATCACAGTTAACGGGCACCCCGAAGTCGAAGGCCGCCCACTGCCGCGCCCTGATCTCGCTCTGCCGCGTGCGCCGAAACCAGCCAATCCCGAGATTGCAGACGGCGCCAAGCAAATCCTGGAACGCGATGGCGCACAGGCCGTGGCCGACTGGATGGCGGCGCAAAAGCAGCTTTTGATCACCGATACGACCATGCGCGACAGCCACCAGTCGCTTTTGGCTACGCGCATGCGCTCGATTGATATGATCGAGGCCGCCCCCAACTATGCCCATGATTTGCCACAGCTTTTCTCGATGGAATGCTGGGGCGGCGCGACCTTTGACGTCGCCTACCGCTTTCTCGGTGAATGTCCGTGGCAACGGCTGCGCGATCTGCGCAAGGCCATGCCCAACCTGCTCACGCAGATGCTTTTGCGTGGCTCCAATGGCGTAGGCTACACCAACTACCCGGACAATGTCGTCAAAGCTTTTGTCGAGCGCGCTGCCGATGTCGGCGTCGACATCTTCCGCGTTTTTGATCCGCTCAACTGGTCGGAAAACATGCGCGTATCGATGGATGCCGTGCTAGACTCAGGGAAAATCCTTGAAGCGGCTATTTGTTATACCGGGGATATTCTTGATCCGAACCGGTCGAAATATGACCTGAAATACTACCTCGACATGGCCAAAGAGCTGAAGGCGGCAGGCACGCATATTTTGTGTCTCAAAGACATGGGCGGTTTGATGAAACCGGCCACGGCGTCGATCCTTTTCAAGGCGTTGAAGGAAGAGGTGGGCCTGCCCATCCACTTCCACACACACGACACCGCGGGCACCGCGATTGCCACCATCATGGCCGCCTCTGAGGCCGGTGTTGATGCCGTGGATTGCGCAATGGACACGCTTTCGGGCAACACCTCTCAGGCTACGCTTGGATCGGTGGTCGAGGCCCTGCGCCATACCGACCGGGACACCGGGCTTGATGTGGGCGCGATCCGGCAAATTTCGAACTACTGGGAGTCGGTGCGCGACCACTACGCGGCGTTCGAGTCCGGCATGCAGTCGCCCGCCTCTGAGGTTTACCTGCACGAGATGCCGGGCGGTCAGTTTACCAATCTGAAAGCACAAGCGCGTTCCATGGGTCTTGAGGATCGCTGGCACGACATTGCGCGCACCTATGCCGAGGTGAACCATATGTTCGGCGATGTGATCAAAGTCACCCCGATTGCCAAAACGGTGGGTGATTTGGCGCTGATGATGGTGACACAAGGCCTCACTTGCGAGGACGTGCTGAACCCCGAGACCGAGGTCAGTTTCCCCGATAGTGTGATCACCTTGATGAAGGGTTATGTGGGGCAGGCACATGGTGGCTTCCCCGAGGCTATCGTCAAAAAGGTGCTCAAGGGTGAGGAGCCCATCACAGTGCGCCCCGGAACCTTGCTTGAGCCTGCGGATCTCAAAGCCGAGAAAGCCGGGGTTGAGGAAAAACTGGGCGTGAGCATCGATGAGGAAGACCTGATGGGATATATGATGTATCCCAAAGTCTTCACCGATTACATGGAGCGCCATGTCGAATATGGCCCCGTGCGGACCTTGCCTACAAAAACCTTCTTCTATGGCATGGAAACCAACGAAGAGATCACCGCCGAGATTGATCCGGGCAAAACGCTGGAAATCCGGCTTGTGGCGGTGGGCGAGACCCGGGAAGACGGCCAGGCACGTGTCTTCTTTGAGTTGAATGGCCAGCCGCGCACCATCCGCGTGCCGGATCGTCGGGTGAAAGCCACTGTTGAGGCACGGCCAAAGGCCGAAGTGGGCAATGCCAATCATCTTGGCGCTCCGATGCCGGGGGTTGTGGCGACAGTGGGGATCAATCCGGGCCAATCGGTCAGCACAGGCGACCTGCTTCTGACCATCGAGGCAATGAAAATGGAAACAGGCTTGCATGCCGAACGCGATGCCGTGGTCAAGGCCGTGCACGTGCAGGCAGGCAGTCAGATTGATGCCAAGGATTTGCTGATCGAATTTGAATGACGCGTCATAATCCGGCCCAAATGGCTTGGTATCCGCCCGGTCCAAATTATTGAGTACAATAAGAAAGGGTCATGATGACACGTTTTCTCGCCAGCATCGCATGCGCGGTGTTTCTTCCGCTTACGGCTTTGGCCGGAGATGATGTTATTCAATTCGGCCAGCAAGACCCCGAGATGCAGTCCGCCATCGCCGAAGCGCGCACATCCTTGCCGCAGTTTCTGGCAAATACCCAAGGCGCGGACGGGCAATCCATAGAGGGCGCTGGCCTGAAGGTGGAATTCAACGCCGAGAGCGAGCAATCCGAAGTGATCTGGATCGTGCCCTTCGCGCCGCGCGGGGACGGGTTCGTTGGGATTCTGGCAAATGAGCCCACAAGCATGCCCGGTCAGCATGCTGGCGACATGGTGGAATTCTCTGAGGCGCAGATCGCGGATTGGACGTATAGCGCAGATGGCAAACTCTTTGGCAACTATACCACCCGTGTGATGCTGCCGCATCTGGATGACGCCACCAAAACACAGCTCTCGCAAATCCTGTCGGAAAATCCGGTACCTGAAGGCTGGTAAGCCTTCAAAACCATCTTCCAAAGCCGCGCGAATCCTTCCAAGGTTCGCGTGGTTTTTCTTTGCTGGGTGCGTCCATGAAAAAGCTCTTGGTTTTTACCGATATTCACATCGTGCCGCAGGGTGAAACGATTATCGGACTCGATCCTCTGGAACGCTTTGCGCAAGGGCTGCAGCATGCGCTTAGCAACCACCCGGATGCGGAGCGTATCGTGATCACCGGAGATTTAACGCATCATGGCACTCAGGAAGAATACATGCGATTGCATAATGCTCTTTCCGACTGCCCTCTCCCGGTCAGCCTGACATTGGGCAACCATGACAGGCGCAGTGCTTTTCTTGATGTTTTTCAGGATGTTCCCATAACGGACACAGGGTTTGTGCAAGAGAGTTTTGATCTCGATGAGACACGACTGATCCTTCTGGATACCTTGGACGAGGACGCCGCCAATCTGCATGGCGGGCTGCTTTGCAAACAAAGGCTTGACTGGATGGATCAAGCGATTGCCAGTGCCGACGGTCGTCGTGTGATCCTGGGGCTGCACCATCCTCCCGTTCTGACGGGATTTCCCGGCATGGACAGTATCGGGCTGGCCAACCGGTCTGAGCTGGCCGCGCGCCTGGCACAGCATGACGCCGTTGTGCAAATCCTGGCCGGGCATATTCACCGCACGATCCAGGGAAACCTCGCCGTCAATGAGACCCGCAACATCCCGGTTTTTATGTTCAAAAGCACCTGTCACCAAATGCCAATGCACCTTACGACTGACGATCATCATATCTCGGTAGATGAACCAGGGGCCTACGGTATTGTGCTCAACTCTGAGGACGGGATCTTGGTGCACACCGAGGATTTCACTCTTTAGGTCTGGCCGAACGTCAAACAGCAGGCTTGCCATACGGTTAAATCCTCGGAATGATGGGTTCACCATCGCAATGGGTCATATGGGAGGATGACACATGTGCCGTATGTTCGCCGGGCAAGACCCGGAACGATATGAGCTCGAAACCCGTAGTATGCGCCTGAATGGGCAAAGCACCAGCATCCGGTTGGAAAAATCATTCTGGCGTATTCTGGATGAAATCGCTGCAAATGAAGACGTAACCACGCCCGCTTTCGTGTCGAAACTGCATGGCGAAGTGCTTGAATTACATGGGGAACCCAAGAATTTCACATCCCTGCTGCGCTGCACGTGCCTGGTGTGGCAAGACGCACAAAACGCGCCTAAAACGGATCAGATTGCAGCCGAGTAGGGTGCGACCTAGTCTTTGCGCCGTGTAGTAACGGTTTACTACCTCGCCACACGCGCAGCTTGCTAGGCTACTTCGAACAGCACACAGTTCGGAGGAGCCCATGGCCAAAGCCATTCACAGCATGATCCGTGTTCTCGACGAGGCGCGGTCACTGGAATTCTACAAAAAAGCATTCAATCTGGACGTGGCCGACCGGCTGGATTTCACAAACTTCACGCTGGTTTACCTCAGCAATTCTGAATCCGAATTCGAATTGGAACTCACCGTCAACAAGGATCAAACCGAGCCTTATGAGCTTGGCACAGGCTACGGTCACTTCGCGGTTTCCGTGGACAATGTTGAAAAAGAACACGCCCGTTTTGTCAAAGCCGGGCTCGAGCCACGCAAAGTGGTGGAGTTTGCCCCAGACGGAGAACTGGTGGGCAAGTTTTTCTTCGTAGCAGACCCTGACGGCTACGAGATCGAGGTTCTCGAACGCGCGGGGCGTTTCAAATAACCCAATCGCAAATGGTCCGGCGCGGCGTGACCCGGGCTTTTTGCCACCAATCAAAAAACACGCAGACTTAGGGAGGACATTACGTTGAGTACCCAAACAAAATCGCTCAGAACGCTGACCCGGCGCGAGCTTCTGAAAGGCACCACCGCCTTGGGAGCATTCGTGTTGGGCGCAAGCTATATCGCGGGGGCCGATGGGGCCTGGGCCGCGGAGCTTGAAGCACTCAAGCCTGAAAGCTTTGCGACCTTGGTGCAAATGGCGCGCGACATCTACCCGCATGACCGCGTGGCCGATGAATTCTACGTGGCGGCCGTCAAAGGTTATGACACGGCCGACAACGCCGAAGGGATTAAGGCCGGGATTGCCGCGCTGAACGCATCCGCCAACGAAATGAAAGGCGCGGATTACGCCGCCGTGGGCTGGGAACGCGACCGCGTGGATGTGCTGCGCTCGATGGAGGATGACCCCTTCTTCCAGCGCATCAGAGGCGGGCTCGTGACCGGGCTTTACAATCAAAAAGCGGTTTGGCCGATCTTTGGGTATGAGGGCGAAAGCTTCTCCAAGGGCGGCTACATCAACCGTGGTTTTGATGACATTTCGTGGATCGGCTGAGGGAGGACTAACCAATGAGTGCACCATTTGAACTCAGCGACGACAGCGTTGTCGTCATCATCGGCACCGGCGCAGGCGGCGGTGTTCTGGCCAATGAACTGGCGCAAAAGGGCGTTTCGGTTGTGGCCTTGGAAGCCGGCGGACGGCATTTGCCCGAGGATTTCATCAATGATGAATGGGACAGCTTTGGCCAACTGGCCTGGCTTGACCCGCGCACCACATCGGGCGACTGGCGCGTGGCCAAGGACTTTTCGGGCCTTCCGGCCTGGATCGTGAAATCTGTAGGTGGCACCACCCAGCACTGGGCGGGCGCATCCCTGCGCTTTCAGGAGCATGAGTGGAAAGCCAAAACCACCTACGGTGATGTTGAGGGCGCAAGCCTTCTGGATTGGCCGATTGATGCGGCTGAGATGGACCCTTGGTACACCAAGGCCGAAGATAAGCTGCATGTCACCCGCACAGGTGATCGCCCCGGTCTTCCTGGCAACAACAACTTCAAAGTCTTTGAAGCAGGAGCCAAGGCGCTTGGATACAAGGATGTGCATACCGGCCGGATGGCCATTTCATCGGCTGAAAACACAGATCGGCAGATGTGCCAGCAAACCGGCTTTTGCTTTCAGGGCTGCAAGTGGGGAGCTAAATGGTCCGCGGGCTACCATGACATCGAGCAGGGCGAGGCGACTGGCAACCTCGAAGTGCGCCCGCAATCCCATGTGGCACGGATTTTGCACGATGACAGCGGCAAGGTCACCGGCGTGGAGTATTTCGACGCGGACGGCAATCTGCAGATGCAAAAGGCGCGGATTGTCTGTGTCGCGGGCAACTCTTTTGAAAGCCCACGTCTGTTGCTGAATTCCGCGTCCAACATGTTCCCCAATGGTTTGGCCAACAGCTCTGATCAGGTGGGCCGCAACTACATGCGCCACATGACGGGATCGGTCTATGCGGTCTTTGACAAGCCGGTGAAGTTCTGGCGTGGCACGACCATGGCCGGGATCATCACGGACGAGTCGCGTCATGACCCAAGCCGTGGGTTCGTAGGTGGATATGAGCTTGAAACGCTCGCGCTTGGCCTGCCCTTCATGGCCGCATTCCTGGATCCGGGGGCATGGGGACGTGAGTTCACCTCAGCGCTCGATGAGTATGAGAACATGGCCGGGATGTGGATTGTGGGCGAAGATATGCCGCAGGCGAGCAACCGTGTCACGCTCAACGATGAGGTGAAAGATCAGTACGGCCTGCCCGCGCCGAATGTGCATTTCGATGATCACCCCAATGACATCGCCATGCGCAATCACGCTTATAAACAAGGCGCTGCGGTCTATGACGCGGTGGGGGCCACACGGACGTTCCCAACGCCGCCCTACCCCAGCACGCACAACCTCGGAACCAACCGCATGTCGGAAAATCCTGAGGATGGCGTGTGCAACAAATGGGGTCAAACCCATGATATTGCGAACCTTTTCATCTCCGACGGGTCGCAATTCACCACCGGTGCGGCGGAAAATCCGACCCTCACCATCGTGGCGCTCGCTATCCGGCAGGCAGATCGCATTGCCTCAGAGATGTCTGCTGGCAACCTCTGATTGAAAAACACCCTCGGCGCGGATTTCCGCCGCCGGGGGAATTTCGCTCGGTTTTTGTTGCGAGACCCCCTGAAACGCCATACGATTCGGGTATTAGCTGCCGAGAATGCACTGATACAGGAGACGTGACGTGACAGGTTATACCGAGCACGACCACGAAGACCGCACACCACCGAGTTTCAAGCGTCGCATGATGTTTGTGGGTGTTCTTTTGCTGAGTTCCACTCTGATCTACGCAGAATTGGTTCTGCGCTTTAGCCAGTAATCGCGCGTCGCGGTCGAGCAGACCCGAAACATCCGGCAAAAAAGTGCCACAGCACTGCGGTTTTCCCTTGCAGCGCGGGATGAGACTTTATATCTCCCACCTCACCCACGGACGCGGGCGTAGCTCAGGGGTAGAGCATTACCTTGCCAAGGTAAGGGTCGTGAGTTCGAATCTCATCGCCCGCTCCAATAAAACCAATCGAAATTTATGTTTTATTGGAGCGTCCAGGTGCTGAGCATTACGGTGTTTCGGCACCTTGCAGCAACACCACATCCCTGAAATTGCTGCTTTTTGCCCTCTTGGCGACACTCTTTGCCGCGCCTATAAGCACCCGGTATTCATAGTGGAATGTGCCCATGCGACAGGCCAAGATCACCCGTAAGACGGCGGAAACCGATATCTCGGTCGAGATCAATCTCGACGGGACCGGGGCGTATGACAACGCCACGGGCGTTGGGTTTTTTGACCATATGCTGGATCAACTGGCCCGCCATTCGCTTGTCGATATGACGGTGCGGTGTGACGGCGATTTGCACATTGATGATCATCACACGGTCGAGGATGTGGGCATTGCGCTTGGCCAGGCTCTCACTGAGGCCGTGGGCGACAAAAAAGGCATCCGGCGCTATGGGTCCTGTCTTTTGCCGATGGATGACGCGCTTGTGCGTGCAGCGTTGGATCTGTCCGGGCGGCCCTATCTGGTTTGGAACGTGGAGCTTCCCACACCCAAAATCGGCACGTTTGACTGCGAGTTGGTGCGGGAGTTTTTCCAAGCATTCAGCACCCATGGCGGCCTGACGCTGCATGTGGACCGGTTACACGGCATCAACAGCCACCACATCGCCGAAGCCGCGTTCAAGGCCGTCGCGCGCAGCCTGCGTGATGCTCTGGAGGTCGATCCACGCAAGGCCGATGCGATACCGTCGACCAAGGGCATGTTGTAGGGGCCATGACCACCGTTATCGTCGACTACGAGTCCGGCAACCTGCACTCGGCAGAAAAGGCGTTTCAACGCATGGCATCCGATGTTGGTGCGGGAGATGTTTTCGTCACCTCCGACCCGGATGTCGTGCGTCGGGCTAGCCGTGTGGTCCTGCCCGGAGACGGGGCCTTTCCGGCCTGCCGGAAGGCGCTCTTTGACCATCGTGGCGTGTTTGAGGCCATTGAAGAGGCGGTGATCACCAAGGGCCGCCCCTTCATGGGGATTTGCATTGGCATGCAAATGCTCGCAACCCGCGGGTTGGAATACTCTGAGACCCCCGGTTTTGACTGGATCCGCGGGACAGTTGGTGCGCTCGCCCCGTCTGACCCAAGTATGAAGGTTCCGCATATGGGGTGGAACGATCTTGTGATCAATGCGCCTCACCCGGTGCTCAAGGGCATCTCAACCGGGGATCACGCTTACTTTGTGCATTCCTACCAGTTCCGGGTCGATGACCCGACTATGCGGCTTGCGTATGTGAGCTATGGCGAGGATGTCACGGCCGTCGTGGGCCGCGACAACATCGTCGGCACCCAGTTTCACCCGGAAAAAAGCCAGGCCACTGGCCTGGCGATCATTTCAAACTTCTTGCGATGGGCACCCTGAGAAGCGTGCTTAAAGCCGTCTTACTTGACTTTGCTCCACGTGCCGCCATCCCGGCAGATGCCCAGAACGCATCCAGAGACTTTCAGAGACTTACCTGACAGAGAAAGTCGTGAGTTGTAGGTTTTGCCGCGATCCGGGCTGTAAATCTTACCTTTGTAAGAGCCGCCGCCCTTGCTCACCGTCTCGGAAATGATGTTTCGGCCAATATTGTCGGACGCCATTTCTTTGCCGTTGGCGTCATAGGCTTTGACCAACTTGCCACAGAGTTTCGCGCCACAAGGTGTGACATGGATAAGGCCTGACTCGCCATTGTCGTCCTTTGCTGTGCGCCAGAACCCTTCCAGCGGATCAGCCGCGAAAGCCACACCTGCACTCATCAAAGTGGCCACAGCGGCCAATGTTATCGTTTTCATGGGTCTCTCCTCCCGAATTGATGCGCGCAACCTGAGTGTATTGGGCATTTCGATCAAGTCTGACGCCACGTCGCGTTGCAAATCGGCAGAACACGTGGCACATCGCGGCGAACCTGTTTGAATGGACCAAAGCGAATGATCCTCTACCCCGCGATTGACCTCAAAGACGGCCAGGCCGTGCGCCTTGTCAAAGGCGAGATGGATCAGGCGACAGTGTTCAATGACGACCCCGCAGCCCAAGCCATGGCCTTTGTCGAGGCAGGGTGCGAATGGTTGCATCTGGTTGATCTCAATGGCGCTTTTGCCGGAGAACCGGTTAATGCCGCGCCAGTGGAGGCGATCCTGAAGGCCACGAAGGTGCCTGCGCAGCTGGGCGGCGGTATCCGTGACATGGCCACTATCGAGCGTTGGCTCGACAAGGGGTTGGCGCGGGTGATCCTGGGCACCGTGGCGGTGGAGAACCCCGATCTGGTGCGTGAAGCCGCCAAAACCTTTCCCGGCCATGTGGCCGTAGGCATCGACGCCCGCAATGGTAGGGTCGCCACCAAAGGCTGGGCCGAAGAGACTGATGTGATGGTTGCAGATCTCGCCAAATCCTTTGAGGACGCAGGCGTCGCGGCGATCATCTACACCGACATCAACCGCGATGGTGCGATGCAGGGGCCGAATGTTGAAGCCACCGCCGATTTGGCCCGCGCGGTGTCGGTCCCTGTGATTGCCTCGGGCGGTGTGAGTTCGCTGGACGATCTGATCGCCCTGCGCGACTGCGGCGCAGCGCTGAACGGCGCCATCTCAGGCCGCGCGCTCTATGATGGCGCGATCGACCTGAAAGAGGCGCTGGCTGCTCTCAATAGTTGATTTGCCCCAAGCTTGACCTGAGACATCAGGAGCAAAGACATATGGCCCCGGACCCAATCCGGGGCGCTTGGTTCTTAGTTACCTGCCGCCTTGCCAGTTAGCTTGCCCAAAGCGCCGGTCATTTTCGCGATGTACTCGCCCTCACCTGAAATGCCCTCTAGAGCGCCTAGCATTTTGCCGGGATCTTCGTAGGCGAGCCATGTCTGGCCATCACCATCCTGATACACAAGCACCTTAAGCGGAAGGTAAAGCCCTGCGAGCGCATCATCCTGCATCGCCGGCGTGCCCAGCTTGGGATTGCCAAAGATCAAAAGCTGCGAGTCCGACAGCTCCAAGTCAACCTTGGCCGCTCCGCCTGCGTGATCCACACGAGCAAAGACTGTAGCCCCGGCCCCTTCCACGGCCGCTTGCAACGCATCCATTGTCGCGGCCACATCGCCACTGGCCTGAACTTTTACTATCTCGCTGTCGCCTGCCATCGCCCCTTGCGCCATAAGCGTTATCCCCGCTGCCATTAGAAGTCGTTTCATGTCTTCCCTCTCTTGATCGATACAAGTTGCGCCAACTCTCTGGCAAACCGACGCAAATGCCCATAAACAAGCGCGTGAACCTTGTTACATAAGCGGTGCGATGCTCAAAACCCGGATCATACCTTGTCTCGACGTGGCCGATGGCCGCGTGGTGAAGGGCGTGAATTTTGTCAACCTGCGGGATGCGGGCGACCCGGTGGATGCCGCGCGCGCCTATGATGCGGCTGGTGCGGATGAGTTGTGTTTTCTCGACATCCACGCAACGCATGAAAACCGCGGCGTGATGATGGACGTGGTCACGCGCACAGCAGAACAATGCTATATCCCGCTCACCGTGGGCGGCGGCGTGCGCACCGCTGCGGATGTGCGCAACCTGCTTTTGGCCGGAGCCGACAAGGTGTCTTTCAACTCCGCCGCCGTGGCCAATCCAGATGTTGTGGCCGAGGCCGCAGATCAATTCGGATCGCAATGCATCGTCGTGGCCATCGACGCGAAAACTGTATCCCCCGGAAAATGGGAGATTTTCACCCATGGCGGGCGCAAACCCACGGGCATAGACGCGGTGGCGTTTGCCGAACTGGTGCAAGAAAAGGGCGCGGGAGAGATATTGCTCACGTCAATGGACCGCGACGGCACGCGCGCGGGGTTTAACCTGCCGCTGACAAAGGCCATTTCCGATGCGGTAACCATACCCGTGATTGCATCTGGCGGTGTCGGCACGCTGGATCACCTTGTCGAAGGCGTCACCAAAGGCGGCGCGTCCGCGGTACTGGCCGCCTCGATCTTTCACTTTGGCGATTTCACCATCGCCGAAGCCAAGGCACATATGGCCGCGGCGGGCATCCCGATGAGGTTGGGCGCATGACGCTGGAAGACCTGGAACAGATCATTGCGAAACGCGCCGCCGCCTCACCTGAGGACAGTTGGACCGCCAAACTTCTGGCAAAAGGCCCGGAAAAGGTGGCTGAAAAGTTTGGTGAAGAGGCCATCGAGGCCATTGTCGAGGCTGTGAAAGGTGATCAGGCGCGGCTCACGTCTGAGGCGGCGGATGTTTTGTTTCATCTTCTTGTCATGCTCAAAAGCCGCGATGTTGCGCTTGCCGACGTGATGGCGGAGCTTGCACAGCGCCAATCCCAATCGGGCCTTGCGGAAAAGGCCTCACGATCAAAATGATCCGCCACATCGTGTTTTTCACCGCCAAGAATAAAACCGACCTGCCGCGTATTCGCGAAGGGCTGGAAATCCTGGGTCAGATCGAACATTGCGCGCATTTTGAGGTTGGCACCAATCATCGCATCGACAGTCTCAGCGAGATGGAGGTGGATCTGGTGGTCTATGCGGAGTTTGCCGACAAGGCAGCTCTGGACGCTTACAAAGCCCACCCGCTCTACCAAAAATCCATCGCATTGGTACGTCCCCTGCGCGACATGCGTGTTGCAGCAGACTTCACCTCGGCATGAACATCCACGGGATTCGCTGTTCCCAAAATACTCAGGCGCGATCTGCTGCCATCCCGCTCAAAGCTTGGAAGAAATCACCCCGGTGTTGAACCCGCCCATGCGCAACTCGCCAAAGAGGCGTTGATATTCGATCTTGGGGCAGCGGTTCATTATAACGTCCACGCCGCGCGCCCGGGCTTTTTCCGCTACCTCCTCATGCCAGACACCGATCTGCATCCAGATGGTTTGCAAGGTGGGAAACAGCTCTAACGCCTCATCAACAATCGGCGGCACATGCTCGGACCGGCGAAAGATGTCGACCATGTCCACGTCGCCCTCAATATCCCCCAAGCTGGCCACAACAGTCTGACCAAAGGCTTGCTTGCCGGCATGGCCGGGATTGACCGGGATCACCTCAAACCCTTTGAGCTTGAGATATCGTGCTACGTAAAAACTGGGACGCACCTCATTCATGGACACCCCAACCACTGCGATGCGTTTGGTGCGAGTCAGAATGTCTTTGAGATACCGGTCGGAATACTGTTCGTTCATGAGCGGACCCTAGCGTGTGCCGCCGACAAAAAAAAGCGCCCGGAGAAAACCGGGCGCCAGTCGCGGAACGAGGGACAGTGAAGTGAAGCATCGAAGTTCCATACCGATGCTTCTGAGTACCATGTAGGTATCCGCCTCAGAATAAAAAGAGGTTGTAAAATACGTGTGAACAAAAGGTTAACTGACGGCAAAATTCTGCCCAGCTCAGTCAAAGATATCTTCGACGACGTCCCAAAGCTCTTCGAGCATCCGCTTTGCAATCGGTTTGCGCCGCCGTTTTGGGCGTTTGCGGGCAGGCCAGTCGCGCCATTCACGCCGCTTGTGCTCTGGCACAGGCCTACGACGTGACGTTTGCCTGTCGGGCTTTGCATCGCGCCGCCTTTTTTCCACTTTATCAGAGGGTTGCGGCATAAATTTCATTTCGTGCAAAGGTGCTCCACAAGCCCGACATGTGAGTTCATGCAGCCCTTCGTCGAACACCAATGCGGCACGTGTACCGCAATAGCTGCAGGTTGCAATCTTTGGGGCCATCAAATGTCCTTTGGCGAAACAGGTTGAGATGCATATAGGGCAACAGCCGCAGCATTTGAGACATTGAGAGAGCCAAAAGCGCCCGGAAACGCGATGCGCACCAATTTGTCGCAGCTTTCACGGGTTTTCTGCCGAAGACCCGGCCCTTCAGCCCCAAGGACCAGCGCAACGGGCCTGTCAAAAAGTCCTGAAAGCGCGTTTTCGATTGTCTGATCTGCTTCTCCGGCCAAACCAAGGACGATATAGCCCATGGACTGCAACTGACCGATGGTATCTGCCAGATTACGCACGCGAACATAAGGCTGACGTTCCAGAGCACCACTGGCGGTCTTGGCGAGCGCGCCAGTTTCGGGGGCCGAATGATGACGCGGCGCGATCACCGCACAAGCCCCAAACACCTCTGCAGACCGAAGGATGGCCCCGACGTTGTGCGGATCAGTCACCCGGTCGAGCATCACCACGCGCGGTGGATGTACCCCATCCCCAAGACAGAGCGTTTCAACAGGCCCCCAATCCAACGATTTGACCTCAAGAGCGGCGCCCTGATGCACCGATTGCGGATCAAGTGGAGCTGAGAACTTGCGCGGATCGGCCATTTCTGGCTCCAACGCTGCCTGGGCAATGGCATCCGCCAACTTGTCTGCCGCATTTTTCGTCACGACAAGTCGAATTTTCTCACGTCTTGGATTGCACAGCGCGTCCCGCACCGCGTGCAGTCCAAAGAGCCACACAGTTTGCTCCGCAGCAGCCTTCTTGGCCTGCTCTTTTTCGACCACCCAACGAGGTTTCTTTGACGCCATCCATGCGCTCCTTTCACGCTGGCGGACAATGGGCTGGCGCGGGCAGTGCTGCAAGCTTTTTCGGGTTGACGGGCCAAGGCCCCGCTTCTAAATACGCCTGCACGCCTGAGGCTTTGGCCCCGGGTCAGTGGGCGACAGGCCGCAAGGTGTGGCAGGGGACTGTAACTCCCTCGCGGAGACGCACGCTAGGTTCGATTCCTAGGTCGCCCACCACTCCCAAATTCGATACCCTCGTTTCTCTGCCGCAAAACCGATGCGCGGGTTCAAACCAATCGATCCCCCGGATCGATTTTGCACACAGGCCCATTGGCAGGGGCCACCTGCGGTTCCCTCGCGGAGACGCACGCTAGGTTCGATTCCTAGGTCGCCCACCACTCAGTCTTTCCAAAACTGCAGAAGCCTAGCGCGCTTGCAATAGTGTTTATCTTTCCGTTAGTTGCGAGGCTTCAGAGCGCCA
This window harbors:
- a CDS encoding Twin-arginine translocation pathway signal, which codes for MSTQTKSLRTLTRRELLKGTTALGAFVLGASYIAGADGAWAAELEALKPESFATLVQMARDIYPHDRVADEFYVAAVKGYDTADNAEGIKAGIAALNASANEMKGADYAAVGWERDRVDVLRSMEDDPFFQRIRGGLVTGLYNQKAVWPIFGYEGESFSKGGYINRGFDDISWIG
- a CDS encoding GMC family oxidoreductase, with amino-acid sequence MSAPFELSDDSVVVIIGTGAGGGVLANELAQKGVSVVALEAGGRHLPEDFINDEWDSFGQLAWLDPRTTSGDWRVAKDFSGLPAWIVKSVGGTTQHWAGASLRFQEHEWKAKTTYGDVEGASLLDWPIDAAEMDPWYTKAEDKLHVTRTGDRPGLPGNNNFKVFEAGAKALGYKDVHTGRMAISSAENTDRQMCQQTGFCFQGCKWGAKWSAGYHDIEQGEATGNLEVRPQSHVARILHDDSGKVTGVEYFDADGNLQMQKARIVCVAGNSFESPRLLLNSASNMFPNGLANSSDQVGRNYMRHMTGSVYAVFDKPVKFWRGTTMAGIITDESRHDPSRGFVGGYELETLALGLPFMAAFLDPGAWGREFTSALDEYENMAGMWIVGEDMPQASNRVTLNDEVKDQYGLPAPNVHFDDHPNDIAMRNHAYKQGAAVYDAVGATRTFPTPPYPSTHNLGTNRMSENPEDGVCNKWGQTHDIANLFISDGSQFTTGAAENPTLTIVALAIRQADRIASEMSAGNL
- the hisB gene encoding imidazoleglycerol-phosphate dehydratase HisB, whose product is MRQAKITRKTAETDISVEINLDGTGAYDNATGVGFFDHMLDQLARHSLVDMTVRCDGDLHIDDHHTVEDVGIALGQALTEAVGDKKGIRRYGSCLLPMDDALVRAALDLSGRPYLVWNVELPTPKIGTFDCELVREFFQAFSTHGGLTLHVDRLHGINSHHIAEAAFKAVARSLRDALEVDPRKADAIPSTKGML
- the hisH gene encoding imidazole glycerol phosphate synthase subunit HisH, with the protein product MTTVIVDYESGNLHSAEKAFQRMASDVGAGDVFVTSDPDVVRRASRVVLPGDGAFPACRKALFDHRGVFEAIEEAVITKGRPFMGICIGMQMLATRGLEYSETPGFDWIRGTVGALAPSDPSMKVPHMGWNDLVINAPHPVLKGISTGDHAYFVHSYQFRVDDPTMRLAYVSYGEDVTAVVGRDNIVGTQFHPEKSQATGLAIISNFLRWAP
- a CDS encoding DUF2147 domain-containing protein; its protein translation is MKTITLAAVATLMSAGVAFAADPLEGFWRTAKDDNGESGLIHVTPCGAKLCGKLVKAYDANGKEMASDNIGRNIISETVSKGGGSYKGKIYSPDRGKTYNSRLSLSGKSLKVSGCVLGICRDGGTWSKVK
- the hisA gene encoding 1-(5-phosphoribosyl)-5-[(5-phosphoribosylamino)methylideneamino]imidazole-4-carboxamide isomerase, with translation MILYPAIDLKDGQAVRLVKGEMDQATVFNDDPAAQAMAFVEAGCEWLHLVDLNGAFAGEPVNAAPVEAILKATKVPAQLGGGIRDMATIERWLDKGLARVILGTVAVENPDLVREAAKTFPGHVAVGIDARNGRVATKGWAEETDVMVADLAKSFEDAGVAAIIYTDINRDGAMQGPNVEATADLARAVSVPVIASGGVSSLDDLIALRDCGAALNGAISGRALYDGAIDLKEALAALNS
- a CDS encoding DUF302 domain-containing protein, whose product is MKRLLMAAGITLMAQGAMAGDSEIVKVQASGDVAATMDALQAAVEGAGATVFARVDHAGGAAKVDLELSDSQLLIFGNPKLGTPAMQDDALAGLYLPLKVLVYQDGDGQTWLAYEDPGKMLGALEGISGEGEYIAKMTGALGKLTGKAAGN